CGCGAAGGTCAACGGGCACGACATCCTCACCGACTCCGACGCCGTGCGCAAAAGCATCGGCTATCTGCCCGAAGCCACGCCGCTCTATCCCGAGATGCGCGTCTGCGAGCAGCTTCATTACTTCGGCCGGCTGCACGGACTCTCCCGCGCGGCGCGGCAGCATCGCATCGCCGACCTGACCGATGCCTGCGGCCTGAATCAGATCATTCATCGCCCCATCGGCAATCTCTCCAAGGGCAACAAGCAGCGCGTCGGGCTGGCGCAGGCGCTTTTGCACGATCCGCCCGTGCTCATTCTCGACGAACCGACCGCCGGCCTGGACCCGACGCAGATCACCGAGGTCCGCAAGCTGATCCTCTCGCTCGCCGAGCGTAAGACGATTCTGCTCTGCACGCACATTCTCCCCGAAGTCGAAAAGACGTGTCAGCGCGTGGTGATCATCAACCGCGGGCGCATCGCCGCCGAGGGCACGCCCGACGATCTGAAGGCGAAGGTCCGGCTCAGGAGCCGCGTGCTCGTCGAGGTCAAGGCGGAGCCGGAGCAGGTTCGCGCCGCGTTCGAGAAGCTCAATCACGTGGCGGACGTGAGCGTGACGAGCCACAACGGATGGACCAGCGCCGCGGTGACGCCCAAGGGCGGAGCCGACATTCGCGAACTGCTCGGCGACGCGGTGATCGAGCGCCGATGGAGTCTGCGCGAAATGCGTCACGAAACCGCCAGTCTCGAGGAATTCTTCATCCAGATCACCAGCGCCGACTCCATCGCCGCCGCGTAAGTAGCTTTCAGCGATTAGCATTCAGGTATCCGCATGAACAACACACTCGCCATCGCACGACGTGAACTATCAAGCTTCTTCTTCTCGCCGATCGCTTATGTGGTCATGGCGGTGTTCGCCCTGCTGTCGGGGCTGTTTTTTCTGGCGGCGCCCAACGGGAGCTTCGCTCCCGGCGAGCCGGCGCAGATGCGTCATGCCTTCTTCTGGCTCGTCTGGGTGCTGATCGCCATCGTCCCCGCCATCAGCATGCGCCTCGTCAGCGAAGAGCTGCGCATGGGCACGATCGAGCCGCTGATGACCAGCCCGATCAGCGATGTAGAGGTCATCCTCGGCAAATGGCTCGGCGGGCTGAGCTTCTTCGTCGTCCTGCTCGTGCCGACGTTCGTGTTCGTCGCGCTCCTGGCCATCTGGGGCAAGCCCGACTACGGACCGATCTTCACCGGCTACCTCGGCATGCTCCTGGTCGGCGGGCTGTACATGGCCATCGGCACGCTCGCGTCCGTGCTGACCCGCAATCAGATCATCGCCTTCCTGCTGACCGTGTTTCTGATTCTGCTGCTCACCGTGGTGACTTATTTCGTCCCCAGCTATCTGCCCGTCCGGTTCGCCGAGGCGGTGCTGTACGTGAACGTCAACGAACAGTACGGCGCGTTTTCCAAGGGGCTCATCGACACGAGCAACTTCGTGTTCTTCCTCAGCGGCATCGCGCTGTTTCTCGTGCTGGCGGTCAAGGCGCTGGAGTCGCGCAAGTGGCGTTAATGAAGCACGCCGCAAGCGGCGTCGCCAAACAAGAAACTTGAAACTCGAAACCAGAAACTTCTTCCTCCCATGAGCGAATCGCAACACACACCCAATCAACATCAGCGCTGGCTCAAGTACGGTTTGAACGTGGCGGTGCTGATCCTCGCGACGATCGTCATCGTGGTGCTGGTCAACTGGATCGGTCACCGGCACTACCAGCGCTTCGACTTCACGCAGTCGCGGCAGTATTCGCTGAGCCCGCAGACGACGAAGCTGCTGGAGAAGCTCAAAACGCCGGTCAATATCACGACGTTTTACGTGCAGGGCACGGCGGAGGGCGATCTGCTCACGAAAGTCGATGACCTTCTGACCGAGTACAACCGCCGGGCGAACGACATCACGATCACGCACATCGACCCCGCGCTCAATCCGGAGAAGCGCGACCAGTTCATCGCCGACCTGACCGGCCGATTCCAGTCGGAGCTCGACACGTCCAAGGCGGCGATCGAAGGCGTCAAGAAGACGTTCGACGACGTGAAGGCGTTCGCCAATGCGCAGACGGCGGTGCTGCCGCAGGTGATGACGACGCTGGCGGAGGACGATCGCACGACGCCGCTTTTGATGAAGCAGCTCAATCAGATTTACATGCGGCTGGGCGAGGACCTGGGTTCGATCGCCGAGCAGATCGACACTTCGCTCAAGAGCAAGATGCCCGACTATCGCGCCGCCGCGGCGCTGGCGCGCTCGCCGCTGGAGCAGCTATCGAGCGGCGTCTTGAAGGTGGCGATCGAGCGGTTTCAGAAGCTCGCCGACGATCCCAAGACGCCCGACGCGGAGAAGGATGCCGTCTTGGGCATGCTCCGTTCGTACAAATCGATCAGCGACGAGGTGCAGGCGGCGACGTCGAAGCTCGACGATGTCCGCGCGCCCGGCTACACGCGCATCCGCAACAGTCTGCTCGACTCCAACTGCGTCGTCGTCACCACGCCCGCCGAAAAAACCCCCGCCGCCAAACCGGCGGAGGAGGATGACACGCATGGCGTCGTCGTGCTGACGCTCGACGAAATCTACCCCAACCTTGTCCGCGCGCAGGTCGAGCGCAACGAGGTCCGCCCCGAAGACGGCTACAAGGGCGAGGAAGTCATCACCGGCGCGATCCTGCGATTGACCTACAAGCATGACACGCGCATCGTGTTCATCAATCCGGCGATGCAGTCGGTGATGCAGCGCGGCGACCCGAGCCAGACGTACAGCGCGGTGATCGATCGACTCCAGAAGATGAACTTCAAGGTCGACGAATGGCAGCCGGGCGGGAGCATGGGCCCGGGCGGACAGCCGATGCCCCCGCAGCCCAAGCCCACGCCGCAGCCGGGCCAGACGATGATCTTCGTCGCGCTGCCGGCGCCGGCGCAGGACCCGCGGCGTCAGCAGATGCCGCTGGGCCCGATGATCGCGTCGGCGGTCAAGGAGCATCTGGACGCGGGGCAGCCGGCGATGGTGATGCTCGCGCCGTCGTCGATGATGGCGTTCGGTCAGCCGGACCCGATGCTCGAACCGCTCAAGGATTGGGGCATCACGGCCGACGTCTCGCGCAGTCTGCTCACGGCCGTGCCGGGCAACGGCGGACGCATGCGGACGATCAATCAGATCACGATCGACAGCTTCCCGCCCGACACCGCCATCGGTAAAGCCGTGCGCGGACTCAAGGGCGTGCTCGTGCGCGGCGTCGCCCTCAATCTCCCCGCCGCCCCGCCGAAGGGCGTCACGCTCGAGCCCCTCGCCAAGAGCCCCGACGACTGCTGGGACGACACGGACTATTTCCAGATGGACGAAGCCAAGAAGGATGACACCGATCCGAAGGGCCCGTTCGTCGTCGCGGCGGCGGCGAGCAAGGGCGACAATCGCCTCGTCGTCGTCGGCGATCCGGTCTTCGCTTCGGACATGGTCGCCAACGCCGGTCCGCAGGACCTCTTCGGCAACACCGTCTACGCCGCCTTCCCCGCCAACGCCGAACTGTTCGTCAACAGCATCTACTGGCTCGCTCATCAGGATCAGCTCATCGCCCCCGGCGCCCGCACGCAGGACACCCGCCGCATCGAGCCGATGACGCGCGGCGTGCTGGTGGGCATCTGGTGGTTCGTCCTCGCCGGCGTCCCGGCCGTGTGTCTGGCCCTCGGCGCGTTCGTCTGGTCCATCCGACGCCGTTGATCCTTCTTCGTCACTCGTACCGGTTGCACTGCGATCATGAACATCAAGACGACCCTCATCGTGCTCCTCATCGCCGTCGCGCTGGCGGTCTACTTCATCGTCGTCGAACCCAAGACGACCACCACGCAGCAGCGCGAGGAACAGGCCAGCCAGCAGCCCGCCGAGTCCGGCACGCTCCTGCTCGCCGCCGACGCCTTCCCCGCCGACAAGATCAAAACCATCCGCATCGACAAGCCCGGCCAGCCGCAGGTGGTCATCGAGAAAATCGGCGAGGACTGGACGCAGACCGCCCCCGTCAGGTTCAAGCTTCAGTCTTGGCAGGTCAAGCCCTTCGTCGATCAGGCCAAAGCCCTCCGCTACACCTCGACATTCAAACCCGCCGACCGCTCCGTCAAGCTTGACACGCTCGGCCTCGACTCCCCCCTCGCGAAAATCACCTACGAAGGCGACGGCTTCAAGCCCGTCACCCTCACGCTCGGCTCGCGCGCCGCCGCCGGACGCGCCTACCTCACCACCGACACGCCCAGCGAAACCGCCCTCGTCTACGTCGTCGATGACGCCCTGCATCAGACCGCGCAGCAAAAGAACGTCCGCGACATGCGCGATCGCAGTCTCGCCAGCTTCGAGCCCGGACAAGCCCGACGCATCGAACTGAAGCGCGATGATCTGGACCTGACCCTCATGGAGCGCGACACGCGCTGGGTCATCACCAGCCCCGTCACCGGACGCGCCGATCGTGACAAGGCCAACAACCTCATCCGCGCCCTGACCAGCGCGAGCGTCAGCGACTTCGTCGCCGACAACCCCGCCAATCTCGCCGCCTTCGGCCTCGACAAACCCGCCATCGAACTGGCCGTCGACGTCGCCAACCCCGCCCCCGCCCCGGCGCCCGACGCCGGTAAAAAAGACGAGAAAACCCCGGCGAAACCCGCGCAAACCGTGACGACGCATGTCCTGAAAATCGGCGCGCCGACGGACCTGGGCAAAACCAAATACTTCGCCATGCTCGACGACGTCCCCGCCGTCTTCTCCCTCGGCAAAGCCGACGTCGACAAGCTCAACGTCAAGGTCGACGATGTGCGCGACCCCAAACTCACCTCCGCGCTGATCGACGATGCCCGGGAGATCACCATCAAGACCGGCGACAACACGCTGCACATGATCAAGAACCCCGCCTGGGCCTTCGCCGATCCCAAGCCGCCCTACGAACTCGATGGACAGCGCATGAGCGAACTGCTCGATGCGCTCTTCAAGACCCAGGCGGCTTCCTTCGTGGACCTCTCCACCGTCAAACTCAAGGAGCCCGTCGCCGAAGTGACCCTCGCCCTGCTCGCCAAGACCGAGCCGCAGACGCTCAAGCTTTATGACCACGGCTCCGATCAACTCCTCGTCGTGCTCGGCTCCGAGACGACCGGCTACGTCGTCCCCCGCGCCGATCTGAAGGACCTCTTCGAGCCCGCGCTCTCCTTCCGCGAGCGCACCGTGCTTGACCTCAACCCCGATGCGATCGCCAAGCTGACGCTCACGCGCTCCGGCGAATTCCCCGCCAAATATGAGCTGACCCGCGCCGCTCCGAAGGACAAGGAAAAAGTCGGCGACTGGAAACTCGACGGCCTCGATGAACAAGCCGTCATGAACGTCATCGACATGCTTCATCCGCTCCACGCCGAAGCGTTCCTCCCCGAATCCGCCGTCACCAAGCCCGAAGCCGCCGTGCTCGACATCGAACTCGCCGACGGCACCAGGTATGTCCTGACCGTCCATCCCGATTCGCACATCGCTTCACTTAATGCCGTCGACGAACCCTTCAAGGTGAGCGATGACGTCGCCGCCGCCGTCGCCGCCGAGCTGCGCGATCCCCTCGTCCTCAACCTCGACATCGACAAGCTGGCGAAGGTGACGAGCGGCCCCGCCATCATCCGACGCGACGCCGACGGCAAGTACACGATCTCCGGCGACGACAAGGTCACCGAGAAAATCGCCGCCGGCCTCTTCGATGAACTGGCCGGCCTGCGCGCTGATCATTTCGTCGACGCCGCCCCCGCAGGCGACCCCGTCGCGACGCTGACGATCACCACCACCGACGACAAATCGCAGACGCTTAAAGTCTGGAGCGCCGACAACCGCGTCACCGCCCAGCTCGGCGACAAAGTCTTCACCCTCCCGCACGATGCCCTGCTCCCCCTGACCCTCAAGGAAAAACCCGCCCCGCCCAAACTCCCCCGCTCCCTCCCCAACCTCCCCGGACTCCCGCATGGCCTCCCCCCCGGCATCCTCCCGCCGCAGTGACCGGGCCGCGCTATAATCGTGCACCATGGTGAACTGGCATGACCATCTCGAATCCGATTCCGCCGTGTGTCATGGTCAACTGCGCATCCGGGGTACGCGCGTGTACGTGACGAATATCCTCGACTCCCTCGCCGAGGGCGCCACGCGCGAACAGATCATCGCCAGCTTTCCGTCGGTCCAGACCGCCGACATCGACGCCGCGCTCGCCTACGCCGCCGATCTGGCCCGCGAGGAATCGATCCTGCCGATTGCCGGGCGATGAAGTTCAAGCTCGACGAGAACATCCCGATCGAACTCAAGGCGCAGATCGCCGCGGACGGACATGATGTACATACGCTCCACGATGAACAGCTCGTCGGCGTCAGCGACGCGGACCTGATGAAACGCATCGTCATCGAACAACGCGTGCTCTTGACCCTCGACAAAGGCATCGCTGACATTCGTCATATCCACCCGCCCAATATCCCGGTCTGGTGCTGTTTCGGCCCAATGCCTTCGGACGACTCGTCGTCGCGCGATTCATCCTCGATCATCTGCATCACGTTTTGAACATCGACCCCGCCGGTCGCCTCATCGTCATCAGCGATCACAACGTGCGCATTCGATAACATTCGACACGCCCGAAATCGTTCGTCATGACCTACTTCCGCGTCATCACCTCAAACGCCCCCGTCATCGGCCCCCAGGCCGGCAGCTTCTCGAATTTGACCGCCGCCCAGGTCGTGCACAGATACCCCATCATGCCCGGCCCTTCGTGCTGTCTCGCATCCGCCGCCAGCGCCTTCGCCGCCTCCGCATCCTTCCAACCCGCCGGCCAGACGCGAAATCCCTTGTCCATGAAAATCGAAATCGACGGATACGTCGCGCGCTTCCCGTAGTGCCAATCGCACATCACGATGTCCTTGGGAATCCGGTCGATCGCCGCGCTCGTCCCGTTGGCCGACGCCTCCCATTCGCCGTAGCCCGTCGCCGCCGCGTCGAGCAGCCGGTCGCCCCACATGAGCATCGTCATCTTCCGCTCGCCGACGATGTGCTGATGCAGATGGTTCACCGCCAGCGCGAACGAAGCCGCCGGATCCGTCCCCTTGCAGCGCTCGCAATGCTCCGATGAAATGATGAACACCTCATCCATGCCCACGTGAAACATCTTCGCCTCGAACGCCTCGGCGATCTCGTCAATCAGGGCAAATGCGATCGTGTCCGTTTCCGGATTCCGGGGGCACCAGCTTCGACAATAAATCCCCTGATTTTGCGGGTATTTCCCGGGGGTTTCGTCCAGTTCCGGATGCGCCGTCAGCAGCTTGAGCGTCTGCTTTTTCCATGACTGATGCCCCAGACAATTCATCTCGGGGATGACTTCGATCCCCGCCGCCCGCGCCGCCGCCGCGAATGTATGCGCCGACGCCGCCGTGACTCCGCCTTCTTCGGCGACTTCCGGATGCGATTGGAAGGCGAAGTTGTAATTTATTTCCACGATGAGATGCGTGACGCCCCGCGCGTGCAGGGCCGGAAGCTGCGTCTGCAATTCCCGCAGCGACCCGTCGCCGAAGATCATGACATGCACGCCCAACCACGGTTCCGCGGCCAGAGCCGCGGCATGCGAAAACAGACCTGCCGCCATCACCGCCGCAAAACCAATCCGTCGCATGCCATGCCTCCCTCGTGCTCGTGCACGCTTCACGTGCACGGTTGTTCTTACCCCCTCTCCCGCCGGGAGAGGGCTGGGGCGAGGGTGCACCCAATCACGAACCGCGCCCGATGCGCAGCGCGCCCGACACCGGGGCCGCCCTCACCCTAACCCTCTCCCGGGGGAGAGGGGACCGGAGCGAATCAATCAATCGGCACACCGAAAAACGTCGGCCGATTCGACTTGGACTCCCGCGGCTTGTCCACACCCGCATTCACCGGCTCGCCAGGCTTGGTTGTTTCCACCGACTTCTGCGTCTCCTTCGCCGGCTTCACCGAAACCGCCGACGCTGCATCGTTCTGCGGTTCTTCCGTCTCAGCGATCGGTTCGCCATTGACGACCAGCGCCTCGTTGCGCTCGCCCCAATCCTTGATGCCCGATACCGGTACAAACACGACCCCTAAAGAGTCGATATCTTCACCGGCTTTGCCATGGATACCGACGACAGGCTGGCCATTACCGCTGATGGACTTTGGACTGCCGCCCGTGCCTCCCTGCCAGTCGCTTTGATAGGTGTCCTTGGGGTC
Above is a window of Planctomycetota bacterium DNA encoding:
- a CDS encoding DUF433 domain-containing protein; translated protein: MVNWHDHLESDSAVCHGQLRIRGTRVYVTNILDSLAEGATREQIIASFPSVQTADIDAALAYAADLAREESILPIAGR
- a CDS encoding family 20 glycosylhydrolase; protein product: MRRIGFAAVMAAGLFSHAAALAAEPWLGVHVMIFGDGSLRELQTQLPALHARGVTHLIVEINYNFAFQSHPEVAEEGGVTAASAHTFAAAARAAGIEVIPEMNCLGHQSWKKQTLKLLTAHPELDETPGKYPQNQGIYCRSWCPRNPETDTIAFALIDEIAEAFEAKMFHVGMDEVFIISSEHCERCKGTDPAASFALAVNHLHQHIVGERKMTMLMWGDRLLDAAATGYGEWEASANGTSAAIDRIPKDIVMCDWHYGKRATYPSISIFMDKGFRVWPAGWKDAEAAKALAADARQHEGPGMMGYLCTTWAAVKFEKLPAWGPMTGAFEVMTRK
- a CDS encoding DUF4340 domain-containing protein, whose amino-acid sequence is MNIKTTLIVLLIAVALAVYFIVVEPKTTTTQQREEQASQQPAESGTLLLAADAFPADKIKTIRIDKPGQPQVVIEKIGEDWTQTAPVRFKLQSWQVKPFVDQAKALRYTSTFKPADRSVKLDTLGLDSPLAKITYEGDGFKPVTLTLGSRAAAGRAYLTTDTPSETALVYVVDDALHQTAQQKNVRDMRDRSLASFEPGQARRIELKRDDLDLTLMERDTRWVITSPVTGRADRDKANNLIRALTSASVSDFVADNPANLAAFGLDKPAIELAVDVANPAPAPAPDAGKKDEKTPAKPAQTVTTHVLKIGAPTDLGKTKYFAMLDDVPAVFSLGKADVDKLNVKVDDVRDPKLTSALIDDAREITIKTGDNTLHMIKNPAWAFADPKPPYELDGQRMSELLDALFKTQAASFVDLSTVKLKEPVAEVTLALLAKTEPQTLKLYDHGSDQLLVVLGSETTGYVVPRADLKDLFEPALSFRERTVLDLNPDAIAKLTLTRSGEFPAKYELTRAAPKDKEKVGDWKLDGLDEQAVMNVIDMLHPLHAEAFLPESAVTKPEAAVLDIELADGTRYVLTVHPDSHIASLNAVDEPFKVSDDVAAAVAAELRDPLVLNLDIDKLAKVTSGPAIIRRDADGKYTISGDDKVTEKIAAGLFDELAGLRADHFVDAAPAGDPVATLTITTTDDKSQTLKVWSADNRVTAQLGDKVFTLPHDALLPLTLKEKPAPPKLPRSLPNLPGLPHGLPPGILPPQ
- a CDS encoding ATP-binding cassette domain-containing protein; translated protein: MKLGRRLDTPSHANNIDRLHPTPLRFFMIQVQQLVKYYGPHLAVDRLDLNVEDGQVVGILGPNGAGKTTTLRILTCFMPPTSGNAKVNGHDILTDSDAVRKSIGYLPEATPLYPEMRVCEQLHYFGRLHGLSRAARQHRIADLTDACGLNQIIHRPIGNLSKGNKQRVGLAQALLHDPPVLILDEPTAGLDPTQITEVRKLILSLAERKTILLCTHILPEVEKTCQRVVIINRGRIAAEGTPDDLKAKVRLRSRVLVEVKAEPEQVRAAFEKLNHVADVSVTSHNGWTSAAVTPKGGADIRELLGDAVIERRWSLREMRHETASLEEFFIQITSADSIAAA
- a CDS encoding ABC transporter permease subunit — its product is MNNTLAIARRELSSFFFSPIAYVVMAVFALLSGLFFLAAPNGSFAPGEPAQMRHAFFWLVWVLIAIVPAISMRLVSEELRMGTIEPLMTSPISDVEVILGKWLGGLSFFVVLLVPTFVFVALLAIWGKPDYGPIFTGYLGMLLVGGLYMAIGTLASVLTRNQIIAFLLTVFLILLLTVVTYFVPSYLPVRFAEAVLYVNVNEQYGAFSKGLIDTSNFVFFLSGIALFLVLAVKALESRKWR